A genomic stretch from Bacillota bacterium includes:
- a CDS encoding flagellar FliJ family protein → MRSVAMSPFRFRFQKVLHVREAREKSSRSRFVLALKAWRTAESALERARSEHRDALDAMAAARTEGDISRVLLLEAGMKATARCLRERAEHTREAAREASRRREDLVVATRARRVVEKLRERRRSAHLYRENWEEQKHVDEVAIQFTGKLRKPAERR, encoded by the coding sequence GTGAGGAGTGTCGCCATGAGCCCCTTCCGCTTCCGCTTTCAGAAAGTGCTGCACGTGCGGGAGGCCAGGGAGAAGTCGAGCCGCAGCCGGTTTGTCCTTGCCCTGAAGGCCTGGCGCACGGCGGAGAGTGCCCTGGAACGCGCCCGCAGCGAACACCGGGACGCCCTCGATGCCATGGCAGCGGCGAGGACGGAAGGCGACATCTCCCGGGTGCTGCTGCTGGAAGCGGGGATGAAAGCCACCGCCCGGTGCCTGCGGGAGCGGGCCGAGCACACCCGGGAAGCGGCCCGGGAGGCATCGCGGCGCAGGGAGGATCTGGTGGTGGCGACCCGGGCCCGGCGGGTGGTGGAGAAGCTGCGCGAGCGCAGGCGTTCGGCTCACCTGTACCGGGAGAACTGGGAAGAGCAGAAGCACGTGGACGAAGTAGCCATCCAGTTCACCGGTAAGCTAAGGAAACCGGCAGAAAGGAGGTGA
- a CDS encoding FliI/YscN family ATPase, whose protein sequence is MARMPASLPWEELRELVRRSDPVRRVGVVTQVVGLTVEGHGPGVPVGEVCLLYPGGSQPPVRAEVVGFRQGRTLLMPLGELRGIGPGCEIEAVGMPLEVEVGPGLRGRVLDGLGRPMDGKGPLRGETSYPVMASAPPPLERRRITEPLWVGVRVIDAVLTCGKGQRVGIFAGSGVGKSVLMGMLARNTRAQVSVIGLVGERGREVKDFLEKDLGPEGLRRSVVVAATSDQPALVRIRAAFVATAIAEYFRDQGQDVLLLMDSVTRFATAQREVGLAIGEPPATRGYTPSVFALLPRLLERSGTSARGSITGIYTVLVEGDDMNEPVADQVRSILDGHIVLSRDLATQGHYPAVDVLTSVSRLAGDLQDEEHQRAVSRLKSVLATYREAEDLINIGAYVPGSNPAIDYARSRIAAVRAFLRQGTREKAGPLEARASLVQMLKDAPE, encoded by the coding sequence ATGGCCAGGATGCCGGCTAGCCTGCCGTGGGAGGAACTGCGAGAGCTGGTCAGGCGCTCCGACCCCGTACGCCGGGTGGGGGTGGTCACCCAGGTGGTGGGGCTCACCGTGGAAGGACACGGGCCGGGAGTGCCGGTGGGTGAAGTGTGCCTGCTTTACCCCGGGGGCAGCCAGCCTCCCGTACGGGCAGAGGTGGTGGGCTTCCGGCAGGGGCGCACCTTGCTCATGCCCCTGGGCGAACTGAGGGGCATCGGGCCGGGATGCGAGATCGAAGCGGTGGGGATGCCCCTGGAGGTGGAGGTCGGACCCGGCCTGCGGGGGCGGGTGCTGGACGGGCTGGGCCGGCCCATGGACGGCAAGGGGCCCCTGCGCGGGGAAACCAGCTATCCGGTGATGGCCAGTGCTCCCCCACCCCTGGAGCGGCGCCGCATCACCGAACCCCTCTGGGTGGGGGTACGGGTCATCGACGCCGTGCTCACCTGCGGCAAAGGACAGCGCGTGGGCATATTCGCCGGCAGCGGCGTGGGGAAGAGCGTGCTGATGGGCATGCTGGCCCGCAACACCCGGGCGCAGGTCAGTGTGATCGGGCTGGTGGGAGAGCGGGGCCGGGAGGTGAAGGACTTCCTGGAAAAGGACCTGGGACCGGAAGGCCTGCGCCGATCGGTGGTGGTGGCGGCCACCTCGGATCAGCCCGCCCTGGTGCGCATTCGGGCCGCCTTCGTGGCCACCGCCATTGCCGAATACTTCCGGGACCAGGGGCAGGATGTGCTCCTCCTCATGGATTCGGTGACCCGCTTTGCCACCGCCCAGCGCGAGGTGGGGCTGGCCATCGGCGAGCCACCCGCCACCAGGGGATATACCCCCTCCGTCTTTGCCCTGCTGCCCCGCCTGCTGGAGCGGTCGGGGACCTCGGCGCGGGGGAGCATCACCGGCATCTATACCGTCCTGGTGGAAGGGGACGACATGAACGAGCCGGTGGCCGACCAGGTACGCAGCATCCTGGACGGGCACATCGTGCTCTCGCGGGACCTGGCCACCCAGGGTCACTACCCGGCGGTGGACGTCCTGACCAGCGTGAGCCGTCTGGCCGGTGACCTGCAGGACGAGGAGCACCAGCGGGCGGTTTCCCGGCTCAAGTCGGTGCTGGCCACTTACAGAGAAGCTGAGGATCTGATCAACATCGGGGCGTATGTGCCCGGCTCCAACCCTGCCATCGATTACGCCCGCAGCCGCATCGCCGCGGTGCGCGCCTTCCTGCGCCAGGGGACCCGCGAGAAGGCCGGTCCGCTGGAAGCCCGGGCCAGCCTGGTGCAAATGCTGAAGGACGCACCTGAGTGA
- a CDS encoding flagellar hook capping FlgD N-terminal domain-containing protein, protein MQVSGVGDPREVVSISSGVTEKLGSREFLRLLVAELQHQNPLEPLKDRDFMTQLAQFSTLDSLHRMEASLASLGGAEQALAAAGQQILGRLEAGSQSLQEIRASLETLRRIEDHLARLAAALAGTEVANP, encoded by the coding sequence GTGCAGGTAAGCGGTGTGGGTGATCCCCGGGAGGTGGTGAGCATCTCCTCCGGGGTCACGGAGAAGCTTGGTAGCCGGGAGTTCCTGCGCCTGCTGGTGGCGGAGCTGCAGCACCAGAACCCCCTGGAACCGTTGAAGGACAGGGATTTCATGACGCAGCTCGCCCAGTTCAGCACCCTGGACTCCCTGCACCGCATGGAGGCCAGTCTGGCGTCCCTGGGCGGGGCCGAGCAGGCCCTGGCCGCGGCGGGCCAGCAGATCCTCGGTCGCCTGGAGGCCGGCAGTCAGAGCCTCCAGGAGATCCGGGCCAGCCTGGAAACCCTGCGGCGTATCGAGGACCACCTGGCCAGGCTGGCCGCAGCCCTGGCCGGGACGGAGGTGGCCAACCCGTGA
- a CDS encoding flagellar hook-length control protein FliK, protein MDSILTTQLAAALPGSPPAAPGPGAPAGPALAAPSSPDAPYAAGAPASMRPGRSSTPGAEFTLALAALLGMPVPPAPVAQQAHAGPPPASAQAHAAASPAPAGPGNLQLFGAAEPALSPPGDAGLSVPGGLQLTLAGGGVLAGQSDTGGSRPAAVTAGGDMPAATVRITVFTPVAPQPGSPAVGMDVREGPAPAAPGVQVVGEEASPVNAVPAQAPAPAAPQAPAGTTRASGHPAAAAALPPPDPAHPGGGQAAGVALPSRTVHVGAPGPDGPVAAGAGAPRPGKGEVPPAGPDRTAGPEESGESTRGSVVDQRDVARGEKPGGERSRAEGSRAEGSRAEGSRTEGSRTLGFPGGDGPGQHLRRGDLDPAAVTSSRTGQDVAPSPDRNGDRAVPAREAAIDGRNVSGPVRDAHWPGQRPAEVEVQVDAGDLGPVTVRVAERHGTVAARFVVEEGTASYLLQRNMPELQTRLEQAGLVAGQLEVSLGGGTDRGRRFSPGRREPSRVEGAGSVARGSRAPSVSVRAAGGVVRPTAVGRGALDVLM, encoded by the coding sequence TTGGACTCGATCTTGACGACCCAGCTGGCGGCCGCGCTGCCGGGTTCCCCTCCCGCTGCACCGGGGCCCGGGGCCCCGGCGGGACCGGCCCTGGCGGCTCCTTCATCCCCCGATGCGCCTTATGCCGCCGGTGCTCCCGCATCGATGCGGCCGGGGCGGTCGAGCACCCCGGGGGCGGAATTCACCCTGGCCCTGGCCGCCCTCCTGGGTATGCCCGTCCCACCGGCTCCGGTTGCCCAGCAGGCTCACGCCGGCCCGCCACCGGCTAGCGCACAGGCGCACGCTGCCGCGTCACCGGCACCTGCCGGACCGGGAAACCTCCAACTCTTCGGCGCTGCCGAACCGGCGCTCTCCCCGCCCGGGGACGCGGGCCTGTCCGTGCCTGGGGGCCTGCAACTCACGCTTGCGGGCGGGGGCGTGCTGGCAGGGCAGAGCGACACCGGTGGTAGCCGGCCTGCGGCAGTGACGGCGGGGGGGGACATGCCCGCGGCCACGGTGCGCATCACCGTCTTTACCCCCGTGGCGCCGCAGCCCGGCTCCCCGGCGGTCGGCATGGACGTCCGCGAGGGACCCGCGCCGGCGGCGCCGGGAGTGCAGGTCGTGGGTGAGGAGGCGTCCCCGGTCAACGCGGTTCCGGCGCAGGCTCCCGCCCCGGCTGCGCCGCAGGCTCCCGCTGGGACTACCCGGGCTTCCGGTCACCCTGCTGCGGCTGCTGCCCTTCCGCCGCCCGATCCTGCTCATCCTGGCGGTGGGCAGGCAGCGGGGGTCGCTCTGCCGTCCCGGACGGTGCATGTAGGCGCGCCCGGGCCCGACGGACCCGTTGCGGCTGGTGCGGGTGCCCCCCGGCCGGGGAAGGGCGAGGTGCCGCCGGCCGGTCCGGACCGGACGGCCGGGCCGGAGGAGAGCGGGGAATCGACGCGCGGTAGCGTGGTAGACCAGAGGGATGTAGCGCGTGGGGAGAAGCCCGGCGGGGAGCGGTCCCGCGCGGAGGGGTCCCGCGCGGAGGGGTCCCGCGCGGAGGGGTCCCGCACGGAGGGGTCCCGCACGCTGGGGTTCCCTGGTGGAGACGGACCCGGACAGCATCTGCGCCGGGGCGACCTCGATCCCGCGGCAGTGACCTCGAGCCGGACGGGACAGGATGTGGCTCCCTCCCCCGACCGGAACGGTGACCGGGCTGTGCCGGCACGGGAGGCGGCGATTGACGGACGGAACGTCTCGGGACCGGTTCGGGACGCCCATTGGCCCGGGCAGCGGCCGGCGGAAGTGGAAGTGCAGGTGGATGCCGGGGACCTGGGGCCGGTGACCGTGCGGGTGGCGGAGCGTCACGGCACGGTGGCCGCCCGGTTCGTGGTGGAGGAGGGCACCGCGTCGTACCTGCTGCAGCGCAACATGCCCGAGCTGCAGACCCGGCTCGAACAGGCGGGGCTGGTGGCCGGTCAGCTCGAGGTTTCCCTGGGCGGAGGGACCGACCGGGGCCGCCGGTTCTCTCCCGGTCGACGGGAGCCTTCCCGGGTGGAAGGCGCGGGATCGGTGGCGCGGGGGTCGCGTGCCCCCTCGGTTTCGGTCCGGGCAGCGGGCGGAGTGGTCCGGCCCACGGCCGTTGGGAGGGGCGCGCTCGACGTGCTCATGTGA